In Streptomyces chartreusis NRRL 3882, the following are encoded in one genomic region:
- a CDS encoding LLM class flavin-dependent oxidoreductase, with the protein MRVGSFVLAAQFPGQGEGEALHRAVRSAEVAEEAGLDTVWLAEHHFVPYGTCPSAVTLAALLLGRTRRIRVGTAVSVLPTTHPVTLGEQAALLHHTSDGRFTLGVGRGGPWVDLEVFGAGLEAYEKGFPESLDVLVRWLRDASVAADGERFRFREVPVVPRPSEALTEAAGPELVVACTSPASVRLAAERGLPMLLGMHVGDEEKAEMVALWRQHARACGRPAEEILDASHVSAGVCQIADRRVDAAETLMKAMPGWLKQGLEAHVTVDGRTRRMRDPLAYTELLCGLHPVGTPRLCADRLAATSERTGISRFALLVEGSGDLAATEENVRRLGSEVLPQLV; encoded by the coding sequence ATGCGCGTTGGAAGTTTCGTGTTGGCGGCCCAGTTCCCCGGTCAGGGCGAGGGAGAGGCGCTGCACCGCGCGGTCCGCTCGGCCGAGGTCGCCGAGGAGGCCGGGCTCGACACGGTCTGGCTGGCCGAGCACCACTTCGTGCCGTACGGCACGTGCCCGTCGGCCGTCACCCTGGCCGCCTTACTGCTCGGCCGCACCCGCCGCATCCGGGTCGGCACGGCGGTCAGCGTGCTGCCCACCACCCACCCCGTGACCCTCGGCGAACAGGCCGCGCTGCTGCACCACACGAGCGACGGCCGTTTCACGCTCGGCGTCGGGCGCGGCGGCCCCTGGGTCGACCTGGAGGTGTTCGGCGCGGGCCTGGAGGCGTACGAGAAGGGGTTCCCCGAATCCCTGGACGTCCTGGTGCGCTGGCTGCGCGACGCCTCGGTGGCGGCCGACGGGGAGCGCTTCCGCTTCCGTGAAGTCCCGGTCGTTCCCCGGCCGTCGGAGGCCCTGACCGAGGCCGCGGGACCCGAGCTCGTCGTCGCCTGCACGTCCCCGGCGAGCGTGCGGCTGGCGGCCGAGCGCGGTCTGCCGATGCTGCTCGGGATGCACGTGGGGGACGAGGAGAAGGCCGAGATGGTCGCCCTGTGGCGGCAGCACGCGCGGGCGTGCGGCCGGCCCGCCGAGGAGATCCTGGACGCGTCCCATGTGTCGGCGGGCGTCTGCCAGATCGCGGACCGGCGGGTCGACGCGGCGGAGACGCTGATGAAGGCGATGCCGGGCTGGCTGAAGCAGGGCCTGGAGGCGCATGTCACGGTGGACGGGCGCACGCGCCGGATGCGCGACCCGCTGGCGTACACCGAACTGCTGTGCGGACTGCACCCGGTGGGCACCCCGCGGCTGTGCGCCGACCGGCTGGCGGCGACCAGTGAGCGGACCGGCATCTCCCGCTTCGCCCTGCTGGTCGAGGGCTCCGGGGACCTGGCGGCGACGGAGGAGAACGTACGGCGGCTGGGGTCGGAGGTGCTCCCCCAACTCGTCTGA
- a CDS encoding SCO5389 family protein: MSLDVSPALLEQAERGEVDEAEFVDCVRTSLPYAWEMISSLVAQLKVDGGAFADNQTPPPDEQARGQLLRALASDAIRGALQRHFGVRLAFQNCHRVAVFPLDSSVDETLGRFTSVRSQVLNQSPEFRDC; encoded by the coding sequence ATGTCGCTCGACGTCTCACCGGCCCTACTCGAACAGGCCGAGCGAGGCGAGGTCGACGAAGCGGAATTCGTCGACTGCGTCCGGACCTCCCTGCCCTATGCGTGGGAGATGATCAGCTCCCTGGTGGCCCAGCTGAAGGTGGACGGCGGTGCGTTCGCCGACAACCAGACGCCTCCGCCGGACGAGCAGGCACGCGGTCAGTTGCTGCGTGCGCTTGCGAGTGACGCGATACGCGGCGCGCTGCAGCGGCACTTCGGTGTGCGACTGGCCTTCCAGAACTGCCACCGGGTGGCCGTGTTCCCGCTTGACTCCTCGGTCGACGAGACGCTGGGCCGCTTCACTTCGGTCCGCAGCCAGGTGCTCAACCAGTCACCCGAGTTCCGGGACTGCTGA
- the nucS gene encoding endonuclease NucS, whose product MRLVIARCSVDYAGRLTAHLPSAPRLILVKADGSVSIHADDRAYKPLNWMSPPCTLKEGTGEDEGVWTVVNKAGEKLIITMEEVLHDSSHELGVDPGLIKDGVEAHLQELLADRIETLGDGYTLIRREYPTAIGPVDILCRDADGKTVAVEIKRRGEIDGVEQLTRYLELLNRDPHLAPVRGIFAAQEIKPQARVLATDRGIGCQVLDYDALRGIEDDKLRLF is encoded by the coding sequence ATGCGTCTCGTCATTGCCCGCTGCTCCGTGGACTACGCCGGGCGGCTCACCGCCCACCTTCCCTCGGCCCCGCGCCTGATCCTGGTGAAGGCGGACGGCAGCGTCTCGATCCACGCCGACGACCGGGCCTACAAGCCCCTGAACTGGATGTCGCCGCCCTGCACGCTGAAGGAGGGCACCGGCGAGGATGAGGGCGTCTGGACCGTCGTCAACAAGGCGGGCGAGAAGCTCATCATCACGATGGAGGAAGTCCTCCACGACTCCTCGCACGAACTGGGCGTCGATCCCGGCCTGATCAAGGACGGCGTGGAAGCGCACCTCCAGGAGCTGCTCGCCGACCGCATCGAGACACTCGGCGACGGCTACACCCTCATCCGCCGCGAGTACCCGACGGCCATCGGGCCGGTCGACATCCTGTGCCGGGACGCCGACGGCAAGACCGTCGCGGTGGAGATCAAGCGACGCGGTGAGATCGACGGCGTGGAGCAGCTGACGCGTTATCTGGAGCTGCTGAACCGCGACCCCCATCTCGCCCCGGTCCGCGGCATCTTCGCCGCTCAGGAGATCAAGCCCCAGGCCCGCGTCCTCGCGACCGACCGCGGCATCGGCTGCCAGGTCCTCGACTACGACGCGCTGCGGGGCATCGAGGACGACAAGCTGCGGCTGTTCTGA